From a region of the Luteibaculum oceani genome:
- the hemA gene encoding glutamyl-tRNA reductase, with protein MKNLLILAISHKELCVEEVGKFHISPDIQAEKLQEIKRKFNIQELMFLSTCNRVEWILSGIPSDFNYPAFLARVYPNVAIDLLKEFQPYQDKVAVEHAMKVAASMESMVVGEREIITQFRSAFEFAEKNNLVGESIKLLANEVVLTAKRIFSETDIATKPVSVVSIAFKEFQELTHPKDAKVVVVGSGQTNTNFLRFLKKHHPGFSYTIYNRTLESGEELAAMVDGSARELKFLSEHQGDVDILVACTGAEQAIINHTIVDAWREGNNTLPKVVIDLGLPADVDPTVADDIGANLISMARLQPISKSNLAARHQAVRACSKIIAESLDNWDKVIRNRQLELALQGIPAEMRKFRDRAEKEIFATELEQMDELSRKTVEKMLDYLEKKYVGIPYKITKSVLLD; from the coding sequence GTGAAGAACCTTTTAATTCTTGCCATATCACATAAAGAACTGTGTGTTGAGGAGGTGGGTAAATTCCACATAAGTCCAGACATACAGGCAGAGAAGCTTCAGGAAATTAAGCGGAAGTTTAATATCCAGGAGTTAATGTTTCTTTCTACCTGTAATAGGGTGGAGTGGATATTGTCTGGAATTCCCTCCGACTTCAACTATCCGGCATTTTTGGCCCGTGTTTACCCCAATGTTGCTATAGACTTGCTTAAAGAATTTCAACCCTACCAAGATAAGGTAGCTGTTGAGCATGCTATGAAAGTAGCGGCTTCTATGGAGTCCATGGTGGTTGGAGAACGCGAAATTATTACTCAATTTAGGTCTGCTTTTGAGTTTGCGGAGAAAAATAACTTGGTAGGCGAGAGTATAAAATTGTTGGCGAACGAAGTGGTTTTAACTGCCAAACGTATATTTTCTGAAACCGATATCGCTACCAAACCTGTATCAGTGGTTTCCATTGCGTTTAAAGAGTTTCAAGAGCTTACGCATCCCAAAGACGCCAAGGTAGTGGTGGTAGGATCGGGTCAAACTAACACCAATTTCCTGCGCTTTCTAAAAAAGCATCATCCAGGATTTAGTTATACCATATATAACCGAACCTTGGAAAGTGGTGAAGAGCTTGCTGCTATGGTAGACGGATCCGCAAGGGAATTGAAATTCCTTTCAGAGCACCAAGGGGATGTAGACATCCTGGTTGCCTGTACTGGTGCTGAGCAGGCTATAATCAATCACACCATCGTTGATGCTTGGAGGGAAGGAAATAATACTTTGCCAAAAGTTGTAATAGACCTCGGGTTACCAGCCGATGTAGATCCAACGGTAGCCGATGATATAGGAGCTAATTTGATTTCTATGGCGCGTTTGCAGCCTATTTCAAAAAGCAATTTAGCTGCAAGACATCAAGCCGTAAGAGCTTGTTCTAAGATAATTGCTGAATCACTTGATAACTGGGATAAGGTGATAAGAAACCGTCAGCTGGAATTGGCCCTTCAAGGGATTCCTGCTGAAATGAGAAAATTTAGAGATAGAGCAGAAAAGGAAATATTTGCAACCGAATTGGAGCAAATGGATGAATTATCCCGAAAAACGGTAGAAAAAATGCTCGATTACCTCGAGAAAAAATACGTGGGAATTCCATACAAAATAACCAAATCGGTACTGCTCGATTAA
- the hemC gene encoding hydroxymethylbilane synthase: protein MSKKIIIGSRGSDLALWQANFVKSKLENAGHPCEIKIIKTQGDKIQDLPFDKMEGKGFFTKEIEEALLRNEIDLAVHSHKDLETTNPPGLTIAAVSERANPHDLLLIRKEAYNPTANLNLKPGAIVGTSAARRIAQLHRYIAPDQIKMLRGNVPTRINKLRNGEYDAILIAAAGVERLNLDVSDLVAVELKPEIFVPAPAQGFLGIQCREEDPVVRVVQEVLDNEQSRAIINLERGVLKALSGGCQVPLGAHVLIKDDGVADFWLAYAPSTSGTADHTLLHGKDFARLHEEALLWIKQPEKKK, encoded by the coding sequence TTGAGTAAAAAAATAATAATAGGATCTAGAGGAAGTGACCTCGCCCTGTGGCAAGCTAATTTTGTAAAGTCGAAATTGGAAAACGCTGGGCACCCCTGTGAAATTAAAATCATTAAAACTCAGGGGGATAAAATTCAAGACCTACCCTTCGATAAAATGGAAGGAAAAGGATTTTTTACCAAAGAAATTGAGGAGGCCTTACTTAGAAATGAAATCGATCTAGCGGTGCATTCGCACAAGGATTTGGAAACAACCAATCCTCCAGGATTAACGATTGCCGCGGTAAGCGAAAGAGCGAATCCGCATGATTTACTTTTAATAAGAAAAGAGGCCTACAATCCCACTGCCAATCTAAATTTAAAGCCTGGAGCTATTGTGGGTACCTCGGCTGCTCGTAGAATCGCCCAATTACACAGATATATAGCGCCTGATCAAATTAAAATGCTTCGTGGAAATGTACCCACTCGCATAAATAAGTTGAGAAATGGGGAATACGATGCAATATTGATAGCAGCAGCGGGAGTTGAAAGACTTAATTTGGATGTATCTGATCTTGTAGCGGTAGAGTTAAAACCAGAAATATTTGTACCAGCGCCAGCACAGGGCTTTTTGGGTATTCAATGTAGAGAGGAAGACCCCGTGGTAAGGGTTGTGCAAGAAGTGTTGGATAACGAGCAATCCAGAGCAATAATTAATCTGGAGCGGGGTGTTTTAAAGGCCTTATCAGGAGGGTGTCAGGTGCCTTTGGGTGCTCATGTCCTTATTAAGGATGATGGAGTTGCTGATTTTTGGTTAGCCTATGCGCCAAGCACATCTGGTACGGCAGATCATACCCTGCTTCACGGAAAGGATTTTGCCCGTTTGCATGAGGAGGCTTTACTATGGATAAAGCAGCCTGAAAAAAAAAAGTAA